A section of the Cydia splendana chromosome 1, ilCydSple1.2, whole genome shotgun sequence genome encodes:
- the LOC134794977 gene encoding neurogenic locus protein delta, translated as MLRRRWPGRASMRAPAVLLALLGFLPQVLTSGFFELRIKSFTNPSGRLSSGQCCDGSSSSSDAPCLAPCRTKFRVCLKIYQANIDTTSPCTFGDITTPVLGGNSLDVPNLNVKGFTNPIVFPFDFTWPGTFSLIVEAWHDTNETSRSDDTLIARMTKQSIADVGGPWVEEEQRWTSGPHMRLSYRVTCAEHYYGSGCEVLCRPRDDGFGHYSCSPSGAIVCLAGWQGEYCQKPRCLPGCDTDHGHCLKPDECICHSGWVGELCDQCERHPGCVHGTCSKPWGCDCEEGWGGLFCNQDLNYCTNHRPCRNGGTCHNTGQGSYTCACPPEYTGPDCEKSLHSCAVRPCLNGGACVPDEGGELACACPAGYEGARCETRRLTCADRPCRHGGTCEPRVTGYTCLCPPGYAGADCDLEADPCAAAPCRNGATCTRAGDGFRCSCRAGFRGNRCEIDIDDCAGVTCEHGGTCVDLIDGQRCQCAPGFLGPRCETRVDLCLAKPCANGGECLVLDNDYECRCRPGFAGKDCSVDVDECESSPCRNGGTCRDRVDGFLCSCAPGWSGRACTVSLADLVAGVNMPRVGGETPEQDTLSGRHVALIAALSAAVPAAALAAAVAVACIRRRRKRAQHAADAEARAQNAANAGGGGRVIRNTWGKCDVPAPECQNAHNAAAEECKRKTLNTESAARLLAALDPRLSRLSQDSAYCANSDTSLVKRALEGGGVYVLDDHCLPPTFATQV; from the exons GTGCTGACGTCTGGTTTCTTCGAACTTAGGATAAAAAGTTTTACTAACCCGTCGGGTAGGTTAAGTAGTGGCCAGTGCTGTGATGGTTCCTCAAGTAGTAGTGATGCGCCTTGCCTGGCGCCGTGCAGGACTAAATTCCGCGTGTGCCTCAAGATTTACCAAGCGAATATCGATACGACATCACCTTGTACCTTCGGTGATATCACGACCCCAGTGCTAGGAGGAAACTCTTTGGATGTGCCCAACCTTAATGTGAAAGGATTCACCAATCCCATCGTGTTCCCGTTCGACTTTACGTGGCCG GGCACTTTCTCGCTCATAGTCGAAGCGTGGCACGACACCAACGAGACGTCGAGATCTGACG ACACACTAATCGCCCGCATGACGAAGCAGAGCATCGCCGACGTGGGGGGCCCTTGGGTGGAGGAGGAGCAGCGCTGGACCTCGGGCCCGCACATGCGGCTCTCGTACCGGGTGACCTGCGCGGAGCACTACTACGGCTCGGGCTGCGAGGTGCTCTGCCGGCCGCGAGACGACGGCTTCGGCCACTACAGCTGCTCGCCCAGCGGCGCCATCGTCTGCCTCGCTGGATGGCAGGGGGAATATTGCCAAAAAC CGCGCTGCCTGCCCGGCTGCGACACGGACCACGGCCACTGCCTCAAGCCCGACGAGTGCAT TTGCCACTCGGGCTGGGTGGGCGAGCTGTGCGACCAGTGCGAGCGGCACCCGGGCTGCGTGCACGGCACCTGCTCCAAGCCCTGGGGCTGCGACTGCGAGGAGGGCTGGGGCGGCCTGTTCTGCAACCAGGACCTCAACTACTGCACCAATCACCGACCGTGCCGCAACGGCGGCACGTGCCACAACACCGGCCAGGGCAGCTACACCTGCGCTTGCCCGCCCGAGTACACCGGCCCCGATTGCGAGAAGTCTCTGCACTCGTGCGCCGTGCGGCCGTGCCTCAACGGCGGGGCCTGCGTGCCAGATGAGGGCGGCGAATTGGCCTGCGCTTGCCCGGCGGGTTATGAGGGCGCCCGCTGCGAAACTCGCCGACTAACCTGCGCCGACCGACCGTGCCGACACGGCGGCACCTGCGAGCCCCGCGTCACTGGCTACACCTGCCTGTGCCCGCCCGGCTACGCCGGCGCCGACTGCGACCTAGAGGCCGACCCTTGCGCTGCGGCGCCATGCCGCAACGGGGCCACCTGCACGCGCGCCGGTGACGGCTTTCGCTGCTCCTGCCGCGCCGGCTTCCGCGGTAACCGTTGCGAGATCGACATCGACGACTGTGCGGGCGTCACCTGCGAGCACGGCGGCACCTGTGTGGACTTAATAGACGGACAACGCTGCCAATGCGCCCCCGGATTTTTAGGCCCACGATGTGAAACTCGTGTCGACCTATGCTTAGCCAAGCCTTGCGCGAATGGCGGGGAATGCCTAGTACTAGACAATGATTACGAATGCCGGTGCCGGCCCGGCTTCGCCGGAAAAGACTGCAGTGTAGACGTAGACGAGTGCGAGTCATCACCGTGCCGGAACGGGGGCACCTGCCGCGACCGCGTAGACGGATTCCTCTGCTCGTGCGCGCCCGGCTGGAGCGGTCGCGCCTGCACCGTCTCCCTGGCAGATTTAGTGGCGGGCGTAAACATGCCTCGAGTCGGCGGAGAAACTCCAGAACAAGACACGCTATCGGGGCGGCACGTGGCTCTGATCGCGGCGCTATCGGCGGCAGTGCCGGCGGCGGCgctggcggcggcggtggcCGTGGCGTGCATACGAAGGAGACGCAAGCGCGCGCAGCACGCGGCGGACGCGGAGGCGCGCGCGCAGAACGCCGCGAACgcgggcggcggcgggcgcgtgATCCGCAACACGTGGGGCAAGTGCGACGTGCCGGCGCCCGAGTGCCAGAACGCGCACAACGCGGCGGCGGAGGAGTGCAAGCGCAAGACGCTCAACACGGAGAGCGCGGCGCGGCTGCTGGCCGCGCTAGACCCGCGCCTCTCGCGGCTGTCGCAGGACTCCGCGTATTGCGCTAATAG TGATACGTCGCTAGTGAAGCGGGCGCTAGAAGGCGGAGGGGTGTACGTCCTGGACGACCATTGCCTACCGCCGACGTTCGCGACGCAAGTGTAG